In Edaphobacter aggregans, the sequence CATCAACGACGCTCGCAGACCGCGCCATTTCGTATGGAAATCGATGGCTAGCTCGACGAGTCTTCGTGCCGTCTCTTTCGGCTCCCTGCCGGCCGACAGCTCCGAATCGATCGCGGCCCACTCGGACGTAACCCACGTCTCATAAACAGCGAGAAAGACTTCGCGCTTGTCTTTGAAGTGCTTATAAAAAGTGCCGGTCGCGTATCCGGCCTCCTTCGCAATCCGATTCGAATCGGTCCCACGATAGCCGTCACGATTGAAAATCTCCGCTGCCGTCGCCACAAGCCGCGCGCGCGTTTGCGCTGGTGTACCCCGTCTGGGGCGTTCAACCTCGACTCTTTTCTTCCTGCCGTTGGTCACGAGAATATTGACACGCTCAAGTGCTGATGATAGTCATATCACTCATAGTGATACAAACGTCACTAACGCTTGCCCCACAAAAGAGGCTATTCATGCGCATACTCTTCCCTATCGCAAGAATCATGTTTTCATTCATCTTCCTTATTGCAGCTCCACGTCATTTCTCAAGCGAGGGAATAGGACACGCTGCAAGTTTGGGCGTTCCTCTCTCGAACCTGCTCGTTCCCCTGTCCGGAGTCATGGCGATTGTCGGCGGATTGAGCATCGTCTTCGGTTACAAAGCACGCTGGGGAGCTTGGATCTTAGTCGCGTTCCTCGTGCCAGTCACATGGACGATGCACGCATACTGGAAACAGACTGATCCGGCTGTGATTCACGTACAACAAGCAATGTTTGCCAAAAATCTGTCCATGCTCGGTGCAGCACTTCTGATTACGCAGTTCGGAGCCGGTCCAATCAGCATCGACGATCTGAAGAAGGATCGCGAATCTGTCGCCGAGACTTGTTGAAGGCGTGGTTTAGACCCACAAAAACCTGTCGCAGGCGGGTCATTGCAAGCCCGGTGCCCCATCTTAGCGCCCGGCCTTTCGGGCGCTAAGATGGGGCTTTGCAGGATGCTCACATCGAGACGCGTTACCGCCCCACTCCCCGCTGCATCTGCCGAATCAGCCCTTCCAGCCCCGTCTGCATATAAGCACTCATCTCCCCGAACAAGAACCCCGCTCCAACTCCCGGCCGCACGGCCCGCACCGTAGCCTGCACACGCATCGTCAGACCCCCCGCCCGAAACACCATCTCCACCGGAGTCCCCGCCTCCAGCATCAGCCGAGCCCGCGTCTCAATAAAGCACCCCGACAAGCTGATATCCACCGTGTTGCCACGAAACAGCAGCCTGCCATCACTCACCATCACCTCGGCGTCGCCATGGACGGCGTAGCGCTCATGCCGCCGCCTCTCGCGAACCTCACCGCCATCCTGCGCCACCATCAGACCCATAGCGTCCTCAGAGGCAAGCCAAAGAAACCCGCCAAATCCTTCATCGGCAGCCCGCCGAAAACCTTCACCAAAGCGAAAGGGGCTGAGCCAAAAGGCCCAACCCCTCGAAAATCGTCCTTCGAAAAGACCGCAGCACCTCAGACGGTCATCACTTCTTTCTCTTTAGCCTTGAACAGCTCCTCGACCCGCTTGATCTCCGCATCCGTCAGCTGCTGAACCTCTTCGTTCGCCCGCTTCTCATCATCAGCCGAAATCAGCTTATCCTTCGCCGCCTTCTTGATCTGCTCATTCCCATCCCGGCGGATATTCCGGATCGCCGTCTTGTGGTCTTCCATCGTCTTGTTCAGCTGCTTGACCACCTCCTTGCGCCGCTCCTCCGTCATCGGAGGCACAGGCACCCGGATTACCTTCCCATCCGTCATCGGATTCAGCCCGGTCCCCGAAGTCCGAATCGCCTTCTCAATCGCCGACACCATTCCGGCGTCATAAGGTGACACCAGGATCAACGTAGGTTCCGGCGTACTCACCTGTCCCATCTGCGCCACAGGCGTGTCCGTCCCGTAATAATCCACCTTTACATGGTCGAGCATATGCACATTCGCGCGCCCTGTCCGCGCACTCAGCAGATGCGCTCTGAAGTCCTCCACCGACTTCTCCATACGCGCCTTCAACTCCCGGTGGGCGCCCTTCAACGCTTCCATATTTGCCATCGCTGATGCCATAAACTATGTCCTCACTGCGCCGATGCGCCAAGGCAAATTCTAATTCACTGACGAAAACCGTGCCCGTAATCGAACACACAGCCAACCGTTAAACCGCGCTCCTTAAAGCGTCCCTCATCCTTACCCTGGCCCTGAGCCAGCTGAAGGGCGGAGCGAAGAATCCCCGCATTTTGCTCGAAGCGCCTCGCTCCATCCATCAACAAACCGCTCTAACGCACCACAGGCAGCGTCTTCGAGATCGCCGTAGCATCAGGACTGCACGCAGGATGACCCCATCCACTCGCACTCACGCCAATCATCACTCCCGGCGCCGTCATAATGTCATACACAATATTGTCCGGACGGCTCGAATCCGGCCCAACTCCCCCCGGCACATAATCCAGCTTCAGCGTATTCCTCGTCCGCCACGCAATATTGTGGTCCGCGCAAGACGAGTCCCCGCTCACGCCCAGTCCGCCGATAAGCGTTCCCTGCGCGTTATACAGAGCCAGCCCGCCGCCAAACACATTCACGCCGCCAATCCTGTTCCCAACCATCGGGTCATCCGACTGGCCATAATCTGAAGGATCGCCGCCATACGCCACCTTCGTATCCACCGGATTGCTCGCCTGCAGCCCGAACAAACTTCCTCCCGGCTGCGTCGCGCTGTAAAGGTCCGCCGTCGACAACGCCAGCTTCGGCAAGCTGAACGCATTCGCCGTATTCGCCTTCTGCGCCGAAATCACCCTGCTCCCCGGCCATTGCGACCCGCGATCCGCGCCTGTAAACGCCACCGCGCACACAATCCCATCGCGATTCACAACCGTCCCCCACATATCCAGATTGAACCCGCCGTTGCTCTGCATCCGCGCCGAAATCAGCGCCGCCCGCAACGCCGCATAAGAAGGCAGCCCTTTGCACGCCGACCCTGAATTGTTGTTATTGCCATCGGCAGCCTGTACAACCGCACCACTGCGAGCCAGCAAACACACCGCCACCAACACGGTCATCTTGATGAATCCGTTTTTGCTCATAGTGCTTCCTCTCATAAAAATCAGATTGGAGCCCAGAATGTCAGGGTGACCCGGAACGCCAGATAAAGGCCCGGAAACGTGCGAAATTCTACCACCCGCAAGGCAACACTCGTCGGCTGCACCCCGCACACCGGTCGACCACACCACCCGCATCTAAAGCATCAAACCTGAAATACCGGGCCAAAAAGGAGAGATGTCGCATGTACGCAGTCATGGGAATCACCGGGCAAGTAGGATCAGCCGTCGCCGACAACCTCCTCGCCCACGGCAAGCAGGTTCGCGCCATCGTCCGCAACCCCGAAAAAGCCGCCACTTGGAAATCCCGCGGTGTCGAGCTAGCCATAGCCGACTACGACAACCCCACCGCGCTCGAAGCCGCCTTCCGCAACGTCGAAGCCGCCTTCGTCATGATCCCGCCCTACTTCGCCCCCTCACCCGACCTCCGCGAACCCCTCGCCACCATCGCCGCCATCCGCACCGCGCTCGACCGCGCCCGCCCCGCCAAGGCCGTCTATCTCTCCTCCATCGGAGCCCAGCAAACCAGCGGCATCGGCCTCATTACCGTCCTGCACATCCTCGAAGAGCAGTTCGGCTCACTGCTCATCCCCGGAGCCTTCCTCCGCGCCGGCTGGTTCATGGAAAACTGCCTCTGGGACGTAGCCCCCGCACGCGAGCAGGGGAAACTCTTCTCCTACCTCCAGCCCCTCGACCATAAATTCCCCCTCGTCGCCACCGCAGACATCGGCCGGGTAGGCGCGGAAGCCCTCCTCCAAACCTGGCAAGGCAATCGCTACATCGAAGTCGCTGGCCCCGCCCGCTACTCACCCCGGGACATCGCCGCCGCCTTCACCGCCGCCCTCAACCGCAATGTCGAAGCAGTAGCCGTCCCCCGGGACACATGGGAAAGCAACTTCATCTCCCAGGGCACGCCCGAAGACCGCACACCACGACGCATCGAGATGATCGACGCCTTCAACTCCGGCTGGATCGACTTTCCCGCCCCCGGAACCGAACACATCCAAGGCACCACCACTCTGAAAACAGTCATCGACCAGCTAGTAGCAAACAACTAACCAGCCTTCAGGCAGAAGGCTGGGTGGCTCTAGAGAGTGCAACCGACGCCTCACTCGTCAACACGCGGAACGTGAATGTCTCCTGCAGATACAGCCGAACCATACTATCCGTGTGGCTCAGATAGCCAATCGACACATCCTGCCCAATATTGAGCTCGAAATCGCCACCGCGCGTAGTCAGCACAAACGCCCCATCGATAGCAGGAGCCCAAATAATATCGCCGTCGACGATGCGTTTAACGTGCTCCAGTATGGGATACCCGTGATCGCGAGTCTCTGCCAGCTCCGTATATTCATTCGCACCCAGCAGAACCGAATAAGGCCCATTCACACCCACTAGCCGCAACTGGCTCAACGCCCGTGCCACAGCATCCGGATAGTCGCGCACATCCGTTGGCAGCGGCATGATCGGATTGCTCGTACCTTCCCGAATGCCCTGAATATTCGCCGCGCCGTAACCATCAAAGATGGCCCTGTCCTCAGCGAAGGCAATCTTCTTGGCAGCATCCTTCGCAGGCTGCCAGTCGGAGTCATCCGAGCCGCGCTCCACATCATCAATCGCCTGACGAGTGAGTTCAAAAGGAACCCGCAGTTCTACCAGAGGCTTCACCTCACGCTGGTTGGCAACGATGTCCGCAGCTGGCGGCGAGATCGTCAATAAATGTCCCGTGGCAACTCCCGGCAGATCAATTCCACTCGGGGACGGCACATCGACCACGCGTCGGCCCGCGAGATAGCGCTTCAGCGTCCGCGTCGTCTCCTCTTCGATCTGCGCCCAAGCGGCGTCCGAAATCGGTGCCAAATCCCGATGAAGATTATTCATGTTTAACTCCTTTGAGCGATCCTATTCCAAGTGATGTGTCCCGCATGGATGATGCAGGTGAAGCGTCGGATGATGCGGGCGACTCGTCGGAAGGAGCAGCCAGAGCATCGATTGCCGCAGGCTCTGCATCCCCAACGTCTTCAAGAAACGTCGCAGACGGCGCGAAGAACAGGCTTCCTGTCACTGGGCGGCTAAAGTCCAGCAATCGGTCATAGTTGCCCTTCGGACGACCGACAAACATGTTCTCAAGCATCAACTCCGTGGGACGTGGAGAGCGGCTGTACCCGATGAAGTACGTACCAAACTCGCCGTGACCCGGCCGTCCGAAGGGCATGTTGTCCCTCAGAATCTTGACCTCTTTCCCGTTCTCGACGATGACGGTCAGTGCACTATGCGCGTTCGTAGGCTTGACGGAGTCATCCAGCTCAACGTCCGACAGCTTCTTCCGGCCGATAATCTTCTCCTGTGCTTCAACGGAAAGAGCGTTCCAGCTCTTCATATCGTGAAGATACTTCTGGACAAGCACGTAGCTGCCGCCCGCAAACGAAGAATCTTCCTCTCCCACCAACGCCGCTTCTAAAGCGAGCGCCCCTCTCGGATTTTCCGTGCCGTCGACGAAACCAATCAGATCGCGGTCCTCAAAAAACCGGAACCCCTGCACCTCGTCCACAGTAGAGACGGCGTCACCAATGCGTTCCATGATCTGCGTCACCAGCTCGAAGCAGAGATCCATTCGCCTCGCGCGCACATGAAACAGCACGTCGCCGGGAGTGGCGACCGCATGCCTTCCACCCGACCGAATCTCACGAAAGGGATGAAGCTCGGCTGGCCGCGGATTACCGAACAGCCTGTCCCAGGCCTCCGATCCGAATGCCGCAACGCAAGTCAGCCCCGCTTCAAGGTCGCGGAACTCCACAGCACGAATAAGCCCCGCAAGGTCGCCGCATAGCGAGCGAACGGTTGCGTAGCTCTCACGGTCTGGCTTAATACACACGACTATGAAGATCGCCGCGCGGGTAAGTGGCGCGAGGATTGGCTGTGGAAGAGGAACCTCCTCGGGCCCATCAGGTGCAATCATGCAATTTGCCTCAATTCGTTCCGACCTTCATTCATCCGGACTGCTCAAGCTCTGTCGACCGTCTTTTGCGCTCGTCAAGATTACAAAAGATAAGTGCTAGTTGTGCCGATAGCCATAGACCAACTTCCCAGTTGCATACAAAACCAGTGACCATACCGAGCCGACTCTGGAAAAGGTCATGCCTGAATAGAAATGCACCTGTCACCATCAGCCAGCCAACAGTTGCCAATTTATTCCAGGCGTCTCGTGTTCACATATCTTTACGACTTTACCAAACCCAAATGATAGCTGTGTCATTGCAGCGGAACTGAAGACTTCACGAACAGAGAAGGTAAGTGAGGTGGGCGCAATCGCCATCAAAAGCATTGCGCTCCGCACCAGCGGCTCGCCCTCTACATGTCTTTTAGGTTCGCAACTTACAAAGAGATTCAGCAGCTGGACGAGAGCGCTCGGGCTGACTCGTGAAACCCATCCGTTCAGTCGCAACCCAATCAAGATAATCGATCACTATCTCCAGATTCGATCCATTTCGAATCAGAGCCTTCAGCTTGGGGATGTACGAGTCGTATTCGTCCGTCGCATTCGGTTCCCCGCAGACTCCTATTGGATCCCACTCTTCCATGAGCACAGCGCGCACCCGAAGCCACAAATCGTCCCGTAGTTCGTCGCCCTCGACATAGTGAGACAGAGGCATCCTACGCCAACCCCGTCGACTCCGCCTGCTCCTGAGCATGATAGCTACTTCGCACCAGCGGCCCACTCTCCACATGCTTGAACCCCATCCCCAGAGCCTCATGCTTCAAAAACGCAAACTCATCCGGTGTGTAATACCGAGCCATCGGCAGATGATCCCGTGACGGGCGCAGATACTGCCCAATCGTCAAAATATCCACCCGCCGATCCGCCAGATCGCGAAACACCGAAAGCAGCTCGTGCATCTCCTCGCCCATCCCCACAATGATGCCCGTCTTCGTTACAATCTGATCGCCATCCCGGTCCGAGAACATCTCCGCAGCAATCTCTTTCGCGTGTTCTAAAAATCGCAGAGACCGCTCATACCGCCCACCCGACTTCGCCACGCGATAAAGCCGAGGCACCGTCTCGATATTGTGATTCAGAATCTCCGGCCGCGCCGCCACCACCATCCTCAGCGACTCCTCGTTCCCCTGAAAGTCCGGCGTCAAAATCTCCACCCTGCACCCCGGAGCCTGCAGCCGAATCTCCTCGATCACGTTCACAAACGCCCGCGCAGCGCCCACATTATCGTCATCCCGATTCACGCTGGTAATCACAGCATGAGCCAACCCAAGCTGCGCCACCGCATAAGCCACCCGTCGAGGCTCATCAAAATCAATCGGCTCCGGCTTGCCCTTCGGCACCGCACAAAACCCACACCGCCGCGTGCAAAGATTCCCCAGCATCATGAACGTAGCCGACTTCTGGTTCCAGCACTCCCCAATATTCGGACACTGCGCGCTCTCGCAAACCGTATGCAGATTCAGCTCACGAGCCATCTTCTTCAAATTGTGGAAGGTCTCGCCCATCGGAGCCTTCGCCTTCAGCCACGCCGGTTTAGGCGCAGGCTTACGCGGCGACAGGTCAATCTGCACAAGCTCAGCCGTAGGAGTCATCCCTTCGATTGTACCGTCCCCGCTCCAACCGCCGCTGTTCTTACCTTTGTGCTCATAATCCCCGAAGGAGATCAGCCGTTGCCTTTACCGTAGCCGTTTCTTTTGATCCCCTCCCGCCTGTACGATGGACCTCCAGAGAAATCGAGCCGGAAACTGAGAGGGGCCGAGCAAGTGAAGCGAACGCGGAGCACTCCCACCCTATCCTGCATCACGGCCCTGGCTGCGCTCACCTTCTTCCCCATCCAAACCAAACCCCAAACCCCCAAAAACACCGACTGGCCCATCAACACCGGCCGCCCCACCGGCGACCACTACTCTCCCCTCACCCAGATCAACCGCGCCAACGTCAACCGTCTCAAAGTAGCCTGGCAGTTCGACACCGGCGAGCGCGGCACCATCCAAACCGCCCCCATCATCGTCGACTCCGTCCTCTACGCCGCCACTCCCTCACAAAAAATCTTCGCCCTCGACGCCGCCACCGGCCGCGAGCTCTGGCGCTTCGACTCCGGCATCAAAGGAACCCAACCCCTCCGCGGCGTCTCCTACTGGAGCGACTCCGGCAAAGGCCGCATCCTCGCCGGCATTATGGACCACCTCTACCAGCTCGACGCCGCCACCGGCAAACCCATCCCCACCTTCGGCGACCACGGCAACATCGACCTCCGCAACGACCTCGACGCCGACGACCCCACCCAGCTCTCCGTTGCCCTCACCAGCCCCGGCGTCATCTACGACGACCTCATCATCATCGGCTTCCGCGCACCCGAAACCCACCCCGCCCCCCACGGCGACATCCGCGCCTACGACCTCCATACCGGCAAACTCCGCTGGTCCTTCCACACCATCCCCCACCCCAGCGAGCAAGGCTACGAAACCTGGCCCCGCGGCGCCTGGCAAACCGCCGGAGCCGCCAACAACTGGGCTGGCATGTCCCTCGACACCACCCACGGCATCCTCTACGTCCCCACCGGCTCTGCAGTCGACGACTTCTACGGCGGCGACCGCCTCGGCAACGACCTCTACGCCAACACCCTCCTCGCCCTCGACGCCCACACCGGCAAGCCCATCTGGCACTTCCAGGGCGTCCATCACGACATCTGGGACCGCGACTTTCCCTCCGCCCCCGTCCTCCTCACCGTCAAACGCGACGGCCACTCCGTCGACGCCGTCGCCCAAACCTCCAAACAAGGCTTCGTCTTCCTCTTCGACCGCATCACCGGCCAACCCCTCTTTCCCATCGAAGAGAAGCCCTACCCCCACAGCGACGTTCCCGGCGAAGCCAGCTCACCCACCCAACCCCTGCCGCTCAAACCCGCACCCTACGCCCGCCAGCTCCTCACCGCGGACATGCTCACCAACCGCACCCCCGAAGCCCACGCCTGGGCCGCCAAGGAGTTCGCCACCTTCCGCAGCGAAGGCCAGTTCATCCCCTTCAACGCCCACGGCCAAACCGTCGTCCTCCCCGGCTTCGACGGTGGTGCCGAGTGGGGCGGTCCCGCAGTCGATCCCGCTACCAGCGTCATCTACGTCAACGCCAACGACATCGCATGGACCGGCGGCCTCGAAGAAAACAAGCCCACCTCCAGCCTCGGAGCCTCCGTCTACCAAAGCCAGTGCGCCGTCTGCCACGGCACCACCCGCGCAGGCTCCCCACCCACCTTCCCCTCGCTCATCGACATCAACAAGCGCCTCTCCGACGCCGAAATCACCGCCATCATCCACGACGGCAAGGGCCGCATGCCCCCATCCCCCACCGTCAAAGACGACCGCCTCAAGGCCGTCCTCGAATACCTCCACACCAGCACATCCGACCTACAGCAGCAAGCCGCGCAACAGCGCACCACCAACTCATCACCCAGCAAAGAACTCCAAGCCGCACAACCCAACGAACTCCCCTACCGCTTCACCGGATACCGCCGTTTCGTCGACCCCGACGGCTACCCCGCCATCGCTCCACCCTGGGGAACCCTCAACGCCATCGACCTCAACACCGGCGAATACCTCTGGAAGATCCCCTTCGGCGAATACCCCGAGCTAGCCGCCGCAGGCATGCCCAACACCGGCACCGAAAACTACGGAGGCCCCATCATCACAGCCGGCGGAGTCCTCTTCATCGGAGCCACCATCTTCGACCGCAAGATGCACGCCTACGACGCCCGAACCGGCAAGCTCCTATGGCAATACGAGATGCCCTACGCCGGCCTCGCGACTCCAGCCACGTACAGCGTCAACAACCGCCAATACGTAGTCATAGCCTCCGCCGGAGGCAAAGACCCCAAACACCCCCAGGGAGGCCTCTACATAGCCTTCGCCCTCCCAACAAAGCCCTGAACCCTATTCGGCCGTTGCCGCTCTCTTTGCAGTTGCCGTTGTTGCTGCCGTTGCAGTTGCCGTTGCAGTTGTTTTTCTTGCTTGTCATCCCCGAAGGGGACCTGCTGTTGCTGTTGCCGTTGCTTTTGTATTTGCAGTTGCAGTTGCTTTTCTTGCTTTGTCATCCCCGAAGGGGACCTGCTGTTGCCGTTGCTGTTGTTGCTGTTGTTCTTCTGGTTGTCATCCCGCAGGGATCTGCTTCTGCCTTTTGCTCTTGCCACTACCAAACCTCAAAATCCCCCACCAAGTTAACCGACTCGATTCCCACAACCGCATGAGGAAAAGTTCCTCCCAACCCCCCGTACACTCGGCTGAGCCAGGCCAGTCACTGGCCATATCCAGGCCGTGGGGATTTGATGAAGTCTTTGATCTTTGCTCTCTTTGTCGTATTTGCATTTGGCGTTTTAAGCGCGCAGCAGCCCGTCTGGCAGCCGTCGCCAGGACACACGCAAATCCCCATATGGCCGGGGCCAGCGCCTGATGCGCGGCGTGCCGCAGGGCCGGAGGTCGCTAAGACGACGGGGAAGGACTCGCTCGTCGCCGACAGGCCGTGGGTCTCTGTGGAGAACGTCTCGCACCCTACGATGACGGTCTATTCGCCAAAGGGGAAAAATACGGGCGCTGCAGTAGTCGTGTTCCCTGGCGGAGGCTATGAGATTCTTGCCATCGACCTCGAAGGCACGGAGGTTTGTGATTGGCTGACGTCCAGGGGGATCACGTGCGTGCTCTTGAAATACCGCGTGCCAGCGCCAAGATCGTCTCCGAATTGGGGAGCTTTTCCGCAATCACCGATGGCCTTGGAAGATGCGCAGAGGACAGTGGGGCTGGTGCGCTTTCACGCTGCCGAGTGGCACATCAATCCGCACAGAATTGGAGTGCTCGGGTTTTCGGCGGGCGGCCATCTGGTGGCCGCGATGAGCACGCACTTCAAGAAGCGTTTGTATCTGCCGGTCGATGCCGCTGACAAAGAAAGCTGCCGACCGGACTTTGCGGTAGCGATTTACCCGGGACACCTGATGCTTGGCGGCGGAAAGTTTGAACTGAATCCCAACGTTCCCGTCACCAGCCAGACGCCGCCGACGTTCTTACTGCAGGACGAGGATGACCACGTGGACAACGTAAACGACTCGCTGGTCTACTACATCGCCTTGAAGAAGGCCGGAGTACCCGTCGAGATGCATTTGTACCCGCAGGGAGGCCATGCATTTGGACTGCGACGCACAAAGTTCCCGGTAACAGCATGGCCTCAATTAGTGGAGACGTGGCTGGGAACGCTCGGAATGACTTCAGAGTAGGCGCTGGGACTGCAGGTTCCCCATTCATCGTGATGAGTGGAAATGTAAGACTTTCCCCCGCGTTGTTTGCCTTTGCAGTGGTTGTTGCCGTTGCTTTTGCCGTTCTTGTTTGTCATCCCCGAAGGGGACCTGCTTTTGCTTTTGCTTTTGCCGTTGCTGTTGTCGTTGCTTCTGCCGTTGCCGTCGCCGTCGCATCGAGGTACCCCAAGGTTTCAGCCTTGGGTCTCTCGAACGCACCAGAAAAGGGGGACTTTAGCCCCTACGGTATCCCCACCACCCCGCAGACGCACATCAACAAACCAGCATTCCCACACTTTTTTCCACTAGTTACCCACCAAAAACCACCCACAACTCACCGCAACCGCTCCCGAACCTCAGTCCGCACCAGGTACAAAAAAAACACCAGCGAAAACAACCCTTGCACCAGAAAAAACCCAGCATGCAGGCGGGAAAAAATAAATAAATAACCAACACTCAACAACATACAAGCAGCCGCCACCAGAGCCCATCCCCACTTCTTCAGCCGCAGAAGCCCAAAGATCCCCACCGCCAGCAGCGTACAAACCGCAAGCACGCCATACTTTGGCCCACCTTCGCCAAACCTGCCCTGCAACGCTGCAAACGCGTTGACTATCGTCATAAAAATCAAGTACATACAGATGCCGGCAATCCCCGGCAACATCTGTCCCGCCGCTACCTTCTTCTCATCGCTCATAAAGTATGCAGATACGCCAAAAGATCATCTAAATCCTGCTGATCCAGCATGTTACCCTGCGCCGGCATCATGTTCCGCCCATGCAGAATAGTCGCCGAGACCCGCTCATCCGTCGCCGCGGCACCACTAGGCAGATACTGCCGCTTGAAAACCCCAACCATCGAAGGCCCATTCAAAGGAGCATCTTTCCGGTCATTATGGCAAATCACGCAATGCGCCTGATACACCCCATGTCCCCGCATCTGCTGCGCATTCAATAAGTTAAGAGGGGTAGGCGGAGGCGTCGACTTACACCCCGCCAGCACACACGCCAGCACCAACAGAAAAAAACCTCGGATCACCCTTTTATTCTCTCATCTACCGCCGCATCCCCTGCACCAGCAACATCACCCCGATGCCCGCCAGCCCACAGTACACATACTTCAGAAACGTTTCTCCCTGCATGCGATGATTCATTACTCTGCCGAGCCAGATTCCCACCGGCAACACTGGCAGGCAGAGCAGATAATAATGCGTCACAACAGGAACCCACAGCCCTGTCAGCCAATACCCGAACATGCCAATCATGCTCGCCGGCAGAAAGTAACCCTGCAATGTGGCACGAAAATGCTGTGCAGACCAGCGACGCATCGCTCCGTAAATCACGAGTGGCGGTCCATTCATTCCGTACGCCCCACCAAGTACACCCGCGAGAAATCCGGACCAAACAACCCATCGTTTGCTATCGCTCTTTAACTCTGGCGGCTTTTTCCCGACCAGGGAAAAAACTGAAAAAGCCATGATCAAAACCGCCAAAGTGACCATTACGGCGCGCTGATGCCGACTCGCCAGCAGCATCAGTCCCACCGGTGTACCAATCATTGTGGAGGCCACCAGCCACCCCACGCTCCGTACGTGGATCTTCCTCCAGTCTTGCGCAACCACCACTGCGGCAATCGTGATGGACACAAGCACTGCTAGCGGCGCGGCGGTTTTAACTGGCAAAAAAAGGGCGAGAAGCGGCACAGCAATAAGCGCCTCTCCAAATCCAAATGCCGATCGAATCAGCGTGGCCACGAACACGACTGCCACAACCCACACCGCAGTTGCATCCATCAGCGCATCCACTGTCTGTCAAGGAAGGTTACAGACAATTGACTGATGCCCATCCTTCAATTGTAGTAGCTGGTCACGCCCGCAATGTCACACCTGCCTCTTCTAGTTCGCCGCCGCAATCGCTGCCACAATCTTGTCCATCACGTCACGGTCCGCATTCGACCGAGGCATATGGTTCCCCACCATGATCGAAAAAATAACCGTGCGCCCGCTAGCGCCCTCTAAAAAACCACTCAAAGCCCGCGCTTCTCCAAGGGTCCCGGTCTTCGCAAACACATGATTTTTCAATGGATCCTTCCCAAACCGCTCCGCCAGCGACCCATCCTGACCACCCACGGGCAGCGACTTTTTCCAATCCGCAAACCAAGGCTGCGTACTCGCATATTGCAGCAATTTCACCGTAGCCCGCGGAGTCACCAGGTCATGCCCACTCAACCCCGACCCATCAAAAAAAACAAAATCATCCGGATCAATCCCCACCTTCGTCGTTAAAAAACTCCTTACCACCCGAGCCCCTTGAGCCACTGAACCATCTTCTCCGGCAAAATACCCAAGCTGCCGCAGCATCAACTCTGCATGAAGATTCTGGCTAACCTTATTCGTCACCACAATATCCTCACCAAGCGCTGATGACGGATGCTCTGCCAGTTTCTTCATTTCAGGTTTCAT encodes:
- the lipA gene encoding lipoyl synthase, producing the protein MTPTAELVQIDLSPRKPAPKPAWLKAKAPMGETFHNLKKMARELNLHTVCESAQCPNIGECWNQKSATFMMLGNLCTRRCGFCAVPKGKPEPIDFDEPRRVAYAVAQLGLAHAVITSVNRDDDNVGAARAFVNVIEEIRLQAPGCRVEILTPDFQGNEESLRMVVAARPEILNHNIETVPRLYRVAKSGGRYERSLRFLEHAKEIAAEMFSDRDGDQIVTKTGIIVGMGEEMHELLSVFRDLADRRVDILTIGQYLRPSRDHLPMARYYTPDEFAFLKHEALGMGFKHVESGPLVRSSYHAQEQAESTGLA
- a CDS encoding PQQ-binding-like beta-propeller repeat protein, whose protein sequence is MKRTRSTPTLSCITALAALTFFPIQTKPQTPKNTDWPINTGRPTGDHYSPLTQINRANVNRLKVAWQFDTGERGTIQTAPIIVDSVLYAATPSQKIFALDAATGRELWRFDSGIKGTQPLRGVSYWSDSGKGRILAGIMDHLYQLDAATGKPIPTFGDHGNIDLRNDLDADDPTQLSVALTSPGVIYDDLIIIGFRAPETHPAPHGDIRAYDLHTGKLRWSFHTIPHPSEQGYETWPRGAWQTAGAANNWAGMSLDTTHGILYVPTGSAVDDFYGGDRLGNDLYANTLLALDAHTGKPIWHFQGVHHDIWDRDFPSAPVLLTVKRDGHSVDAVAQTSKQGFVFLFDRITGQPLFPIEEKPYPHSDVPGEASSPTQPLPLKPAPYARQLLTADMLTNRTPEAHAWAAKEFATFRSEGQFIPFNAHGQTVVLPGFDGGAEWGGPAVDPATSVIYVNANDIAWTGGLEENKPTSSLGASVYQSQCAVCHGTTRAGSPPTFPSLIDINKRLSDAEITAIIHDGKGRMPPSPTVKDDRLKAVLEYLHTSTSDLQQQAAQQRTTNSSPSKELQAAQPNELPYRFTGYRRFVDPDGYPAIAPPWGTLNAIDLNTGEYLWKIPFGEYPELAAAGMPNTGTENYGGPIITAGGVLFIGATIFDRKMHAYDARTGKLLWQYEMPYAGLATPATYSVNNRQYVVIASAGGKDPKHPQGGLYIAFALPTKP
- a CDS encoding alpha/beta hydrolase, with protein sequence MKSLIFALFVVFAFGVLSAQQPVWQPSPGHTQIPIWPGPAPDARRAAGPEVAKTTGKDSLVADRPWVSVENVSHPTMTVYSPKGKNTGAAVVVFPGGGYEILAIDLEGTEVCDWLTSRGITCVLLKYRVPAPRSSPNWGAFPQSPMALEDAQRTVGLVRFHAAEWHINPHRIGVLGFSAGGHLVAAMSTHFKKRLYLPVDAADKESCRPDFAVAIYPGHLMLGGGKFELNPNVPVTSQTPPTFLLQDEDDHVDNVNDSLVYYIALKKAGVPVEMHLYPQGGHAFGLRRTKFPVTAWPQLVETWLGTLGMTSE
- a CDS encoding cytochrome c, whose translation is MIRGFFLLVLACVLAGCKSTPPPTPLNLLNAQQMRGHGVYQAHCVICHNDRKDAPLNGPSMVGVFKRQYLPSGAAATDERVSATILHGRNMMPAQGNMLDQQDLDDLLAYLHTL
- a CDS encoding sulfite exporter TauE/SafE family protein, translating into MDATAVWVVAVVFVATLIRSAFGFGEALIAVPLLALFLPVKTAAPLAVLVSITIAAVVVAQDWRKIHVRSVGWLVASTMIGTPVGLMLLASRHQRAVMVTLAVLIMAFSVFSLVGKKPPELKSDSKRWVVWSGFLAGVLGGAYGMNGPPLVIYGAMRRWSAQHFRATLQGYFLPASMIGMFGYWLTGLWVPVVTHYYLLCLPVLPVGIWLGRVMNHRMQGETFLKYVYCGLAGIGVMLLVQGMRR